The genomic region AGGCCTTACGACCTACACCAGCGTACAGGAACATGTTCATGGACGCCTCGGCGGCGATGTCACCGGGACCGTCCGGACGCCACTCACCACACCCGACCAAACCGGGTTCCACCAGCTCGAAGCCGTCGAACAGCGCGCTGACCTGGGCGTGGTCGCGCATGTGCATCTGGTCGGCGCTGCTGCTGCGGTTCACCACGTCGGCGGCCTTGTCGACGTTGTCGCCGATCTGGTCCTTGGCGACGTGCGTCATCACGACGAAGCTCCCGGCGGGCAGGGCGTCGCGGTAGCCGGCGACGAGCTTCCGCGGGTCGTCGGAGTCGGGCACCCAGTGCAGCATGAGCAGCATCAACAGCCCGATCGGCTCGTCGAAGCGCAGCAGCCTGCCGACCTCCTCACTCGCCAGCACGGCCTCCGGATCGCGCATGTCGGCGTGCACGATGGCGGCGTTTTCGTTGTGAGACAACATGAGTTGACTGTGCGCGACGGCGACCGGGTCCTTGTCGACGTAGACGACACGCGCGGCGGGGTCGCGGTGCTGCGCCACCTCGTGCACGTTCGCGACGGTCGGGATGCCGGAACCGATGTCGAGGAACTGCCGAACTCCCTGGTCCATCAGGTAGTTCACCGCGCGACCGAGGAACCGCCGGTTGAGCCGCGCCACGCTGGGCAGGCCCGGCACCAGCTTCTCGATCTGCGATCCGACCGCGCGGTCGGCGGCGAAGTTGTGGGCGCCGCCGAGGATGTAGTCGTAGACGCGGGCCATGCTCGGGACGTCCATGTCGATGCCGAGCGGCACCCAGTCCTGGGTTTCTGCCACGGTGAACACCTCTTCGGTTCGTGGCGGTTCGGGGATGACGCACGAGCTTAGTCACCCGAGCGCGCACGGCGTTGAACCATCGGAGTGACACCGAACCACCCGTTCAGGCACTGTCGTCTTCGCCCAAACGGCTCCTAGGGTGGTCCGTCCCCCCGTTCGGCTGATCCGTTGGAGTTGCCGATGCCCGTCCCGGTGGCACCACGCCGCTGGCCGTTGCTCGGGCACACCCCCGCGATGCTCGCCCGGCGCGCCGGGTTCACCGACGCGTTGTACGAGCACGGCGACGTGGTGCGCCTCGACCTCGGTCCGCTGCGCGCGTACTTCGTCACCGATCCCGCGCTCACGCACGAGGTTCTCGTCACGCAGGGCGCGAAGTTCCGCAAAGGCGCCATGTTCGACAAGTTCCAGCCGTACCTGGGAACCGGGCTGCTGCTGTCGAACGGCGAGCACCACCTGCGGCAACGGCGGATGATGCAGCCCGCGTTCCACCGCGACCGGATGGACGCCTACGCCACCACGATGGTCCGCGCGGCCACGGCGATGGCGGAGTCGTGGCAGCCCGGCGAGGTCCGGACCATCGAGAACGACATGCAGGAACTCGCGGTCACCATCGTCGGCGAGGCGCTTTTCTCGACGGAGATGGGACAACGTGCGGTCGCTGAGGTCCGCCGGTCGATCTTCACGGTCATCCAGCAGGGCATGGTCCGCGCGCTGTCGCCGTCGTTCGTCGAAAAGCTGCCGCTGCCGGGCAACCGGGAGTTCGACGCGGCCATCGCGCGGATGAAGGCCGTGGTGCTGCAGGTGATCGAGAGCTGGCGGGCGGACGGCACCGACCACGGTGACGTGCTGTCGATGTTGTTGCTGGCGCAGGACGGCGGCATCGGCATGTCCGACCAGCAGACCTACGACGAGGTCCTGACGTTGCTGACCGCGGGCATCGAGACGACCGCGATCGCGTTGGCGTGGGCGTTGTACGAGGTCGGCCGCAACCCGGAGATCGAACGGCGATTACACGAGGAGGTCGACGCGCTGGGCGGCCCCGCCACGTTCGCCGACCTGCCGCGCCTGCCCTACGCAGCGCAGATCGTGCAGGAAACCCTGCGCCACTACCCGATCTGGTTCGTGATGCGCCGAACGCTCGTCCCGGTCGACCTCGGTCCCGTGACCCTCCCGGCCGGCGCCGAGGTGATCGTCAGCCCGCACGCCCTGCACCACGACCCGCGTTCCTACCCCGCCCCGGCGCGCTTCGACCCGTCCCGCTGGACGCCGTCGTTCACCGCGGACCTGCCGCGCGGCGCGTTCGTCCCGTTCGGCGGCGGCAACCGCCAGTGTCTCGGCAACACCTTCGCCCAGACCGAGATCGTGCTGACCCTCGCGACCGTCGCCGCCCGCTGGCGGCTGGTCCCCACCCGTCCGGCGCGCGTGAAGTTCACGTCCGCCCCCTATCCCGACGGCCTGCTCATGAAAGCCGTCCCCCGCAACTAGTTGGAGGTAGTTCCCCCATGCGTTTCCGCCGGTTGTGCGCCGCGGCTCTGCTCGCCACCGGAACACTGCTGTTCCCCACCCCCGCCTCGGCCGCCGTGACGTGCCAGGACGTGAGCTTCCCCGTCCGCGTCGGCCTGACCCCGTTGATCACCAGCCAGGAGACGATGGCCGGCCGCCTCTGCACCCCCGGCCGCGCCACCACCGTGCAGGTCCTGATCCCCGGCGGCACCTACGACCGCTCCTACTGGGACGTCGGCTTCGAACCGTCCACCCACTCCTTCACGAAGGCCCAGAACGCCGCCGGCTTCGCCACCCTCGCGATCGACCGCCTGGGCACCGGCCGCAGCTCCAAACCGCTGAGCGCCCTCGTCACCGCCTCCACCCAGGCGAGCGCCGTCCACCAGGTCATCCAGGCGCTGAAACCCCGCTTCGGCAAGGTGATCGTCGGCGGCCACTCCATCGGCGCGGCCATGGCCATCATCGAGGCGGCCACCTACGGCGACGTCGACGGCGTCCTCGTCACCGGCTTCACCCACAAGATGAACTACATCACCGTGGTCCCGGTGCTCGCCAACATGGTCCCGGCGGGCCTGGACGTCGGCTACCTCACCACCATGCCGAACACCCGCTACAACTCGTTCCACAAACCGGGCCCGCTGATCCAGGGCGCGATCTCGTTCGACGAGAGGACGAAGTCCGTCTTCGCCGCCACCGAGGCCGTCGACACGATCCTGCTCAACACCGTCATCATCCCGGTGTCCCGGCGGATCGACGTCCCGGTGATGATCGCCGTCGGCAACGACACGCACTTCTGCAGCTCCGGCGTGCCGCTGATGGGCAGCGACTGCTCCTCACCCGCCGCCCTGGCCGCGGACGAGGGCACGTTCTTCCCGGCGGTGCCGCGCCTGGACACCTTCATCCTCAACGGGTACGGCCACTCCATCAACTACGCCCCGAACGCCCCGCAGTACCACGCGGCCGTCTCCTCCTGGGCCGCCCGGATCTGACGCGCCTGAGCCTAGAATCGCGAAATGGACGAAGAGATCCACGAGCGGATCCGCGACTTCATCAAGGCCATCCCGCGCGGACGCGTCGCCACCTACGGCGACATCGCAGATCTCGCCAAGGCCCCGTCGCCACGGCTGGTCGGCCGCATCCTCAACGAGGACGGGCACGACCTGCCGTGGCAACGCGTGCTGAAGGCGGACGGCACCTGTGCTCCGCACCTGCGGGAGACGCAGCTGCAGATGCTGCACGAGGAGGGGGTGCCGAACCTCGACGGGAAGGTGGACCTGCGGGAGTACCGGTGGGAGGACGCCCGGAAGGAAGAGCTGCCAGGCCTCTGGTAGCAGGCTGACGCAGGGGTCCCCTTCGCTGTTGGCTCCCCCGCGACCCACGCTGCTCAGCAGGTCTGACCGTTCCGGTAGGACGAGGCCGGGTCACGCCGACCTCCTGACCTCGCCCAAACCCTCGTAGTACCGCCGCACCAACGCCTCGGCGATCAGCGGGTGCGCTCCGACCGGCGCGGCCACCACGTCGGCCCCGCACCCGCTCACCAGGTCGTGGAACACCCCCGGCGCCAGCAACCACGAGGCGACGGCCACCCGCCGTCCGCGCCCGGCGACGGCGGCCACCACGTCCCCGATCCGCGGCGAAGCGGTGGCCGCGTACCCGACCGCCTCCGCGCCCAGCAGTCCCGCCGCCGCCGCACGTCCGCCAACGCCGCACGTCCGAAGACCCGGCGGCCGCCAGCACCACCGCATCTCCGCGCCGAACCCCGGCCTCGCGCAACCGGTCCCGCACCGCCGGCACCGCATCCACGCCCAGCGGCGGCGTCAGCACCACGTCAGGCCGCGAGCCGATCTGCTCGGGGATGTCCACCCGCACGTGGTACCCGGCAGCCAGGAACGCCGGCACGACAACACACGGTCCGTCCACAACGGACCGGACGTCCGGCTGGACGACGTCCGCGTAGGCGACCTCGACCGGCACGTCCACCGACTCCCGCACCAGCGCGGCGATGGACGAGCAGACCGACAACCCCGACGCGGAACGCGTGCCGTGGAACGCCAAGACCAGCTTCATGCAGGCTCCATCGCAAGTCGGTACCCACGCTTCACCACGGTGCACACCATCTGCGGCGCCCCCAACGCCGTCCGCAACCGCCCGATCGCGGTCTCCACGGCGTGCTCCTCACCACCGGAAGGCAATGCCGCCAACAGGTCCTGGCGCGACACCACCCGCCCGCGCGCCGCGACCAGGGTCCGCAGCACCGCCATCGGCGCCGGTGCGACGGGACGCAGCTCGCCGTCGACCACCACGGCCTGTGCCCGCATCTCCAGGTCCCGCGACGCGATTCGCAACCGGGTGGCCCGCGCGGGCAGCTCGACCGCCAGCTCGCGGACCATCGACCCGATCCGCGACCGGGCCGGCTGCACGACCGGGATGCCGGCCGCCACCAGCGGTCCTGCGGTGATCGCGCCCACACCGACCACCAGGACGTTGCGGCGCAACGCCTCCACCAGAGCCGGACGGCGGTCGCCTGCTGTCCGCAGCACCGAGGACGCCGCCGGAGCGCTCGTGAACGTCAAGGCGTCCACCTGGCCCGCCAGCACCGCCTCGACCAGCCGCTCCAGCGGGGCCGGGTCGACCGGTGGTTCCCAGCGGTAGACCGGGATCTCCACCACGTCGGCGCCCGCGGCCTGCAGCGAACCGACGAAGTCCGGGAGTGGTTCGCCGTGCAGCTGGACGGCGACGCGCTTGCCGGCGACGCCCATGCGCAGGAGGTACTGCAGGAGCTCTGCGTTCGACTCCGACGACGGTGACCACGTCTCGGTCAGGCCCGCCGCTCGGACGGCACCCTTCGCCTTCGGGCCGCGCGGGAGCACCACCGCTGACGACAACCCGCGCTGCAGTCGTGCACCCAGGCCCCAGCCCTCAGCTGCCTCGAACCAGCCGCGGAAACCGATCGCGGTGGTGGCCACGACCACGTCGACCGGGGCCGACAGCAGTTCGGTCGTCGCGGCCAGCAGGGAGGTGTCATCGGGCAGCGGCACGATGCGCAGCGCGGGGCCGTGCACCACCACGGCGCCCTTGCGCTCCAGCAGGGCGATCAGCTCGTCGGCACGGCGGGCGGCGGTGACGCCGATGGTGAAGCCGGCCAGGGGGCCGGTCACGTCAGCTCCACGACGCCGTCACGCACCCGCACCTCGTGCACGGCGACCGACACCTCCGGCGAGTCGAGGCACTTGCCGGTGGCCAGCTCGAAGGCCTGCTTGTAGACCGGGGAGACGACCACCGGGACGCCGCCGCGGTCGCCCAGGATGCCGCGGGAGAGCACGGCGGCGCCGCTGAACGGGTCGATGTTGTCCAGGGCGTGCAGGGTGCCGTCGGCGGTGAGGAACACGGCCACCTGCGAGCCGTCGGGGAGCAGGGCGGCGACACCCTGCTCCGGGCGCAGCAGGGCGAGGTCACAGACCACGGTCATCGCACTACCTCCGGAATGCCGAGCTGGACGGGGACGCGCTGGCCGCGTTCGGCGCGGAACGAGATCGACGGGTCGGGGGTACCGGGCGCGTTGACGAACGACGTGAAGCGCGCGAGCTTCTCCGGGTCCTCCAGCACGCCGCGCCACTCGTCGGCGTAGGAGCCGACGTGGGCCTCCATCGCGGCCTCCAGGTCGGCGCAGATGCCGAGCTTGTCGTCGACGACGACCTCACGCAGGTGGTCCAGGCCGCCGTCCAGGCCCTCCAGCCACACCGATGTGCGCTGCAACCGGTCGGCGGTGCGGATGTAGAACATCAGGAACCGGTCGATCGTGCGGATCAGCGTCTCGGTGTCCACATCGGACACCAGCAGGTCGGCGTGCCGGGGCGTGAAGCCGCCGTTGCCGCCGACGTAGAGGTTCCAGCCGTTCTCGGTGGCGATGATGCCGAAGTCCTTGCTGCGGGCCTCGGCGCACTCCCGCGCACACCCGGACACCGCGGACTTCAGCTTGTGCGGCGACCGCAGACCGCGGTAGCGCAGCTCCAGGTCGATCGCGAGCCCCACGGAGTCCTGCACGCCGTACCGGCACCAGGTCGTGCCGACGCAGGACTTCACCGTGCGCAACGCCTTGCCGTAGGCGTGCCCGGACTCGAACCCGGCGTCCACCAGCCGGCGCCAGATCTCCGGCAGCTGGTCGACCGTGGCACCGAACAGGTCGATCCGCTGACCACCGGTGATCTTGGTGTAGAGCCCGAAGTCGCGGGCCACCTCACCGATGACGATCAGCTTCTCCGGCGTGATCTCCCCGCCGGGAATGCGCGGCACGACCGAGTACGTGCCGTTGCGCTGCATGTTCGCCAGGAACCTGTCGTTGGTGTCCTGCAACGAGACCTGCGTCTCGCCGAGGATGTGCCCGTTGTTCAGCGACGCCAGGATCGAGGCCACCGCGGGCTTGCAGATGTCGCAGCCGCGCCCGCTGCCGTGCTTCTCGATCAACGCCGTGAACGTCGTGGTCCTGGTCGCGCGGGCGATCTCGAACAGCTCCGCCCGGGAACAGGTGAAGTGCTCGCACAACGCCTTGGACTGCTCGACACCGCAGTCGGTCAGCAGCTTCTTCAGCATCGGCACGCACGAACCGCAGCCCGTGCCCGCCTTCGTGCACGCCTTCAGCTCGGCGACGTCGCACGCCACACCCGACCCGATCGCGTCGGTGATCGTCTGCTTCGTCACCGCGTGGCACGAGCACACCTGGGCGTCCGCGGGCATCTCGACGTCGACCGCACCCCCGGGCTGCAGCAGCGCGGCCGGGACCTCCTTGCCCACCAACGGCCGCAGCGACGGGTACGAGGACGCGTCACCGACCAGCACGCCACCGAGCAGGGTCTTCGCGTCGTCCGACACCACGAGCTTGCTGTACGTGCCCGCGACCGCGTTGTTCACCACGACCTCGAGCGCGCCCTCGGTCGTGGCGTGCGCGTCACCGAACGACGCCACGTCCACGCCGAGCAGCTTCAGCTTCGTCGACACGTCCGCACCGGGGAACACCCGCGTGCCACCGGAGATCTGGTCCGCGACCACCTCGGCCATCGCGTAGCCGGGAGCGACGAGCCCGTACGTCACACCCTCGACCGCCGCGCACTCCCCGATCGCGAACACGTGCGGGTCGGCGGTGCGGCAGGCGGCGTCGACCAGGTACCCGCCGCGCGGTCCCAGCTCCAGCCCCAGATCGAGGTCCGTGCGCGGCCGGATGCCCGCGCTGAACACCACGACGTCGAGGTCCAGCTCGACACCGTTGGCCAGCTTGGCGATCAGCCGCGAGCCGTCGCGTTCGATGGAGGAGGCCGACGTCCCGGTGTGCACGGTCAGGTCGAGCTTCTCGACCAGCCGCTTCAGCAGCCCGGCGCCGCCCTCGTCGACCTGGATCGGCATCAGCCGCGGCGCGAGCTCCACGACGTGCGGCGAGACCCTCATGCCGCGCAACGCGTTCGCCGCCTCCAGCCCGAGCAGGCCACCACCGAGCACCATGCCGGAGTGCCGGCCGGGCCGGTCGGCCGCCGCGACCGTCGCCCGGATCTCGTCCAGGTCGTCGATCGTCCGGTAGACGTGGCAACCGGGCAGGTCCCGGCCGGGGACAGGGGGCACGAACGGCACCGAGCCGGTGGCCAGCACCAACGCGTCGTACGCGACCTCGATGCCGGAGGCGCCCACGACGACCCGGCGTTCCCGGTCGACGGAGACCGCCTTCTCGCCGAGCCGGAGCTCACAGCCGGACAGCGGCGCGAGCTCCAGGTCCGCCGAGTCCCAGGTGTCCACATAGGACGACAGCGCCACGCGGTCGTACGCGGGACGGGACTCCTCGCCGAACACCACGATCCGCCAGGACGACTCACGAAGGATCTCGACGAGCCGGTGGCCGACCATGCCGTTGCCGATCACGACCAAAGTCTGGGTCATCGGGCACTCCTCCTTCCGCCCGGTATGCTCACCGGGCGGCGTGTCATCCCAAGGTCCGCTACATTTCGCGGGTGTTAAAGGAAACTCTCGCCGCTGCTCAGAGCGGTGTGCGTCACACGCCCGCGTAGGCGAGCGAGGGCCGCGTCACGAAGACGTTGCGCCGCAGGTAGAACCACCACGTGGTGCCGAGGCAGAGCGCGTAGAACACCAGGATCGCGGTCAGCGCGGGCGTCAGGGTCTTCGAGCCCTCCAGCGAGAACTTGAAGACCAGGTTGACCAGCACGCCACCGGCAGCGCCGATCGCACCGGCGATGCCGACCACGGCGGCGGCCTGGCGCTTGGCCGACTTGTCGTCGTCCGACTGCGTGCGGAAGATCGCCGGGATCATCCGGTAGGTCGAGCCGTTGCCGACGCCCGCCAGCACGAACAGCGCGATGAACGAGCCGAAGAACAACCCGAAGTTCTTCATGTCGACGCTGACCATCACGCCGATCGTGCCGATCCCGAGCCCGACGAACGTGCCCAGCGTCACCTTCGCGCCACCGACCCGGTCGGCGAGCCACCCGCCCGCGGGCCGGGCGACCGAGCCGATCAGCGCGCCGAGGAACGCGAGCGCCACCCAGCCCTTGTAGTCCACGAAGCTGAGCTTGATCAGCGACGGGAACGCGAACGAGTAGCCGATGAACGACCCGAACGTGCCGATGTACAGGAACGACATCACCCAGGTGTGCTTGTTGGACAACGCGAGCCGGTACGACCGCCCGTCCGGCTTGGCCTGGGTGAGGCTGTTCATGAACGACCAGGCGCAGATCGTGGCGACCACGATGAACGGCATCCAGATCAGCGCCGCATAAGCCAGGTTGATCCCGGTGCCGACAGAGATGACGACCGGCACGACGAGCTGCGTGACCGCGACACCGAGGTTGCCGCCGGCCGCGTTCATGCCCAGCGCGAGACCCTTCTTGCCCTCCGGGTAGAAGAACGAGATGTTCGCCATCGACGACGAGAAGTTGCCGCCGCCCAAGCCCATCGCGGCCGAGGTGAGCAGGAAGAACCAGTACGGCGTGCCCGGCGTGGACACCGCGTGGGCGAGCATCGTGCACGGGATCAGCAGCAGCCCGGCGCTGATCGTCGTCCACAACCGGCCACCGAAGCGCGGCACCGCGAACGTGTACGGCACCCGCAGCACCGCGCCCACCAGGTTCGGCACGATCAACAGCCAGAACTGCTGGCCCACGCTGAAGTCGAACCCGACCGAGCCGAGGCTCACCACCACGATGCTCATGAGCACCCACACGCTGAACCCGAGGTTCTCGGCGAAGATGCTCAGCGCCAGGTTCTTGCGGGCGATCCGCTTGCCGGTGGACTCCCAGAACTCGGGCTTCTCCGGCTCCCAGTGGTCGATCCAGCTCATGTGCGTCCTCCGCGGAATCGGCGATTGCCGAACAACCTAAGAACCGGGCATTACCAAGGGGTTCTGCTCGATGACGGCGGCGGCAACTCCGCCGCACATCAGGCGGAAGCCGGTTGTGAGGCCCCCAGCCAGTCGAGCAGCCCGCACACCGCGTCCTTGCAGCCGCCACAGCCCGTGGTCGCGCGGGTGGCCTCCGCGAGCTGCGGCACCGTCTCCGCACCCGCCCGCCAGGCCGACACGATCTGTCCTTTGGAGACGGTGTTGCACCGGCAGATCACCGAGCTGGACGGCAGGTCCGCCGGTGACGCCGCTTCGGCGGGCAACGCCCGGCCCAGCAACAACGCCAGCCGGTCCGTCGGCGCGGGAATGCCGCGGTCGTAGAGCTGGGTGATCGTGGCGGCCGCGTCCGGCGCACCCAGCACGATCGCACCCGTGACCCGGTCGTCGCGCAGCACCAGCTTGGCGTAGCGGCCACGCGAAGGTTCCTGGAAGCACAGGACTTCCGAGTCCGGGCAGTCCACATCGACGTGCACGTCGCCCAGCGCCGCCAGGTCCACGTCACGCGCTTTCAACCGGGTCACCACGGACGTGCCGCTGTACCGCGCGGCCGGGTTCGCACCGGTCAGCCGGTCGGCGAGCACGGCCGCCTGGTCCCACGCGGGCTGCACCAGCCCGGACACCGTGCCGGGGTGCTGGGCGCAGTCGCCGATCGCGTGGATCCGCGGGTCGCTGGTGCGCAACGCGTCGTCCACCACGACCCCGCGGTCGACGGTGATCCCCGCTTCGACCGCCAGCGAGGTCTCGGCACGCACTCCCGCGGACACCACGACCAGTTCGGCGGGCACGTGCGTGCCGTCGTCGAGGACCAGGCCGTCACCGGGGAGGTACTTGGCGGCCAGCGAGTTCAGCCGGAACTCGATGCCGAGCTTGCCGAGCGTGCGGGCCAGCACACCGCCCGCGCCGGGGTCGAGCTGGCGTTCCATCAGGTGGCCGACCGGGTGCACGACCGTGACGAGACACCCTCGTCCGGCCAGCCCTCGGGCAGCCTCGATCCCCAGCAACCCGCCGCCCAGCACCACGACGGGCATGCCCTTCTGCGCCTTGGCCTCGATCTGCGCGCAGTCGTCCAGCGTGCGAAACGCGACCACGCCTTCCGCCAGCTCGCCGTCCTCCACCAGCCCTTCAGCCGGCGGCACCCACGGCACACTCCCCGTCGCCAGCACCAACGCGTCGTACGGAACGGTCACGCGGGAGTCCCCCGTGACCTCCAGGGGAACGCGGGACTCCCGCGTGACCTCCAGGGTGACGGTGCGGGCGGTGCGGTCGATGGCGAGAACCTCGTGGCCCAGGCGCAGGTCGATGTTGTGGTCGACTGCCCACTTGTCGTCGTGCAGGCGGGTCGCCGCGGGAGGCATCGACCCGGCGACCACGGTCGAGAGCAGCACGCGGTTGTACGCGGCGTGCGGCTCGGCTCCGATGACGGTGATGGAGATGTCCTGGTCACGGCGGCGCAGCTCGTCCGCCAACCGCGCGCCCGCCATGCCGTAGCCAACGATCACGACTCGTCGCATGCCCGCTCCAATCGCACCGCGCAGACCTTGAACTCGGGCATCCGGCTCGTGGGGTCGAGCGCGGGGTTGGTGAGCAGGTTCGCCCGCCCGTCACCGGGGAAGTGGAACGGCAGGAACACCGCGTCGACGCGCATGCTCGGCACGCACCGCACGGTGGCCGTGACACGACCCCTCCTGGACACGACGTGCGCGGGTTCGTCGGGAACCAGTCCCGCCCGCGCGGCCGTGTCGGGGTGCACCTCGACGTACATCTCGGGAACGGCCTTGAGCAGCTCGCCGATCCGCCTCGTCTGCGCACCCGACTGGTAGTGCTGCAGGACCCGCCCGGTGGTGGCCTGCAACGGGAACTCGGCGTCCGGCGGTTCCGCCGGGCCGGTGTGGTCGACCGGGACGAACCGCGCCAGGCCGTCGGCGTGGGCGAACCGGTCGAGGAAGAGCCTCGGGGTGCCGGGGTGGTCGGTCGAGGGCACCGGCCAGTGCAGCTGCTCGTCGTCGAGCCGCTCGTAGGTGATGCCGGAGTAGTCGGACAGGCCGCCTTCCGACGCCCTGCGCAGTTCTTCGAACGCCTCGCGCGGCTCCGTGGGGAAACCACCGACGCCGAGGCGGGACGCCAGGCCGTTGATCAGCTCCAGGTCGCTGCGCACGCCGGGCGGCGGGTCGAGTGCCTTGCGGCGCCGGATGACCCGGCCTTCGAGGTTGGTCATCGTGCCGTCCTCCTCGGCCCACTGGGTCACCGGGAACACGACATCGGCCATCGCGGCCGTCTCCGACATCACGAAGTCCGCGACCACCAGCAGGTCCAGCGCCTTCAACCGGTCCGCGACACCGGCCGCGCGCGGCGCCGAGACGACCGGGTTGCTGCCGAACACCAGCATCGCCTTGAGGTCGTCGGCGGTGAGCAGCTCGTAGGCGCTGCGGCCGGGTCCTGGCAGCTCGTCGACGCCCCAGACGTCCATGACGTGCGCGCGGGCCGCCGGGTCGTCGATCTTGCGGTAACCGGGCAGCTGGTCGGCCTTCTGGCCGTGCTCGCGGCCGCCCTGGCCGTTGCCCTGCCCGGTCAGGCAGCCGTACCCGGAGCCGGTCTTGCCCGGCAGCCCG from Lentzea guizhouensis harbors:
- a CDS encoding FAD-dependent oxidoreductase, giving the protein MRRVVIVGYGMAGARLADELRRRDQDISITVIGAEPHAAYNRVLLSTVVAGSMPPAATRLHDDKWAVDHNIDLRLGHEVLAIDRTARTVTLEVTRESRVPLEVTGDSRVTVPYDALVLATGSVPWVPPAEGLVEDGELAEGVVAFRTLDDCAQIEAKAQKGMPVVVLGGGLLGIEAARGLAGRGCLVTVVHPVGHLMERQLDPGAGGVLARTLGKLGIEFRLNSLAAKYLPGDGLVLDDGTHVPAELVVVSAGVRAETSLAVEAGITVDRGVVVDDALRTSDPRIHAIGDCAQHPGTVSGLVQPAWDQAAVLADRLTGANPAARYSGTSVVTRLKARDVDLAALGDVHVDVDCPDSEVLCFQEPSRGRYAKLVLRDDRVTGAIVLGAPDAAATITQLYDRGIPAPTDRLALLLGRALPAEAASPADLPSSSVICRCNTVSKGQIVSAWRAGAETVPQLAEATRATTGCGGCKDAVCGLLDWLGASQPASA
- a CDS encoding molybdopterin oxidoreductase family protein codes for the protein MSVIDGQVAPGPGGLCQKGWTAGELLRHPSRLTTPLIHGEPASWDDALDFVVRKIREYEPDEVAVFGGGGLTNEKAYLLGKFARVALKTSQIDYNGRFCMSSAAAAGNKAFGLDRGMPFPLTDLKTADTVLLAGSNPAETMPPFLRHLEGARLIVIDPRRTATAERATLHLQPAPGTDLALALGLLHTAMIEGLVDKAYIAERTTGFDDAWRIAAQWWPEQTERVTGVSAADQRAAVQMLAGRSYLLTGRGSEQHASGTDTVSAWINLALALGLPGKTGSGYGCLTGQGNGQGGREHGQKADQLPGYRKIDDPAARAHVMDVWGVDELPGPGRSAYELLTADDLKAMLVFGSNPVVSAPRAAGVADRLKALDLLVVADFVMSETAAMADVVFPVTQWAEEDGTMTNLEGRVIRRRKALDPPPGVRSDLELINGLASRLGVGGFPTEPREAFEELRRASEGGLSDYSGITYERLDDEQLHWPVPSTDHPGTPRLFLDRFAHADGLARFVPVDHTGPAEPPDAEFPLQATTGRVLQHYQSGAQTRRIGELLKAVPEMYVEVHPDTAARAGLVPDEPAHVVSRRGRVTATVRCVPSMRVDAVFLPFHFPGDGRANLLTNPALDPTSRMPEFKVCAVRLERACDES